One Maribacter dokdonensis DSW-8 genomic region harbors:
- a CDS encoding DoxX family protein: MKPLLVLLIGFAISLVAIKIITKTYDYKLAARIAMSLMLLFTAIGHFVFTKGMSMMIPEIIHYKELIVYATGFVEISLAIGILIPKYSSLGAWVLIIFFIVLLPANIYAAMHNINYQNGTFDGHGLSYLWFRIPLQILFIFWTYCSTIKF, from the coding sequence ATGAAACCACTACTTGTCCTTCTAATAGGTTTTGCCATTTCATTAGTTGCGATTAAAATCATTACAAAAACTTATGACTATAAACTAGCAGCTAGAATTGCTATGAGCTTAATGCTCCTTTTTACGGCAATTGGTCATTTTGTATTTACAAAAGGGATGAGCATGATGATACCGGAAATTATCCACTACAAAGAATTGATCGTGTATGCCACGGGTTTTGTTGAGATTTCACTTGCCATAGGAATTTTAATACCCAAGTATTCCTCATTAGGTGCGTGGGTATTGATTATATTTTTCATTGTATTATTACCTGCCAATATTTATGCAGCTATGCACAATATTAACTATCAAAATGGAACTTTTGATGGTCACGGTCTTTCATATTTATGGTTTAGAATTCCGCTACAAATTCTGTTTATTTTCTGGACATATTGTAGTACAATTAAATTTTAA
- a CDS encoding Crp/Fnr family transcriptional regulator, whose product MNEIRDFIDKISKMNNTDWAFFSSKLKKVKYSKNTKILELGKIERHLYFITKGIIRLYIPKEDADITFGFLFENEFVTGYDSLLTETPSAYEIETLTETEMWQINNMDLQEVYAHTSVGNIIGRKMAENMYLIKSKRELSLLSKTAEERYLDLFNERPNLLQHIPLKYIASYIGVSPQALSRIRKRIT is encoded by the coding sequence ATGAATGAAATCAGAGATTTTATTGATAAGATTTCTAAAATGAACAATACTGACTGGGCTTTTTTTTCTTCTAAACTAAAAAAAGTCAAGTACAGCAAAAACACAAAGATTTTAGAATTAGGAAAAATAGAAAGGCATTTATATTTTATTACTAAAGGAATTATTCGCCTCTATATACCTAAAGAAGATGCTGACATCACCTTTGGTTTTTTGTTTGAAAATGAGTTCGTTACAGGTTATGATTCACTTTTAACAGAAACGCCATCAGCATATGAAATAGAAACTTTGACGGAAACGGAAATGTGGCAAATTAATAACATGGATTTACAAGAAGTCTATGCTCATACATCAGTTGGCAACATTATAGGTAGAAAAATGGCAGAAAACATGTATTTGATAAAGTCTAAAAGAGAACTTTCCCTTTTAAGCAAAACAGCAGAAGAGCGTTATTTGGATTTATTTAATGAAAGACCAAATCTGCTGCAACACATACCTTTAAAATATATAGCTTCCTATATTGGTGTTAGTCCGCAAGCACTGAGCAGAATAAGAAAACGTATTACTTAA
- a CDS encoding YHYH protein, which translates to MKKIVLTMFALTLIFSCKTNQENKERQQPDGERPTSSQLISEMDADKDGKLSMDEVKGPIANDFENIDSDNDNFISLEELDKAEKTRENRPPRQEESIADLSNEIETSAKVVPVNTNYFITENIIGEIQEKTVELNGIETLCYIIKTHSQATEHQMGPWCPRHISDGMEKAGIWFKDDKVYDVSGHFIANLDEFYSDDKWLLYREDGTIKVTETEEACLAAAKPEVDEDYHNYCVECLPEYFKDQVTTFVIPVTPTYLKSVQNFGRGGIGIAFNGVNYDPPAPTHAILAAHTIAPLDDHGGHVNPHGGYHYHAVTGSTKEVEQTDIHAPLLGYAIDGFGIYALEDEKGNKPNDLDECGGHFDDIRGYHYHAGEPGGNQIIKCLHGLPGYTEIKE; encoded by the coding sequence ATGAAGAAAATAGTACTTACAATGTTCGCCCTTACTCTCATATTTTCTTGCAAAACAAATCAAGAAAATAAAGAACGACAGCAACCGGATGGCGAAAGACCAACTTCTTCTCAGTTAATTTCAGAAATGGATGCCGATAAAGATGGAAAATTATCTATGGATGAAGTTAAAGGACCAATTGCCAATGACTTTGAAAACATAGACAGTGATAACGATAATTTCATCTCGCTTGAAGAACTTGACAAAGCAGAAAAAACCCGAGAGAACAGACCTCCTAGGCAAGAAGAAAGCATTGCTGATTTATCAAATGAAATTGAAACTTCCGCAAAGGTAGTACCTGTTAACACAAATTATTTTATAACCGAAAATATTATTGGCGAAATTCAAGAGAAAACAGTAGAACTTAATGGTATTGAAACCTTATGCTATATCATTAAAACCCACTCTCAGGCAACGGAGCATCAAATGGGTCCTTGGTGCCCAAGGCATATAAGCGATGGAATGGAGAAAGCTGGAATTTGGTTCAAAGATGATAAAGTTTACGATGTATCAGGACACTTTATTGCCAATCTAGACGAATTTTATAGTGATGACAAATGGTTGCTTTACAGAGAAGACGGCACCATAAAAGTTACTGAAACTGAAGAAGCTTGCTTAGCCGCCGCCAAACCAGAAGTAGATGAAGATTACCACAACTATTGTGTGGAGTGCTTACCGGAGTACTTTAAAGACCAAGTGACAACTTTTGTTATACCCGTAACACCAACTTATTTAAAATCGGTTCAGAATTTTGGTCGAGGAGGAATAGGAATAGCTTTTAACGGCGTAAACTATGATCCACCTGCACCTACTCACGCTATATTGGCAGCACATACCATTGCACCTTTAGATGATCATGGCGGGCATGTAAATCCGCATGGCGGTTACCACTATCATGCCGTCACGGGATCAACTAAGGAAGTTGAACAAACAGATATTCACGCACCCCTGTTGGGTTATGCAATTGACGGTTTCGGTATTTATGCGCTAGAGGATGAAAAAGGAAATAAGCCCAACGATTTGGATGAATGCGGCGGACATTTTGATGATATTAGAGGATATCATTATCATGCAGGTGAACCAGGTGGAAATCAAATTATAAAATGCCTACACGGATTACCAGGATATACAGAAATAAAAGAATAA
- a CDS encoding Crp/Fnr family transcriptional regulator translates to MKKVHVKKGTVLQRKGDLSSKVYLVESGLLRSYTIDGKGKEHIYMFGPENWIVADNCQLNEPCQLFIDAIENSIINITTKEELLKSSPDLKALAKRLRVMQNRIIMLMSSNAKERYEHFITTYPNVTQRVPLKMIASYLGITPEALSRVRHQLSQKNG, encoded by the coding sequence TTGAAGAAAGTACACGTAAAAAAAGGAACAGTTCTACAGCGTAAAGGGGATTTAAGCTCTAAAGTATATCTAGTTGAGAGCGGTTTACTACGCAGCTACACTATTGATGGTAAAGGAAAAGAGCATATTTACATGTTTGGACCAGAGAATTGGATAGTAGCGGACAATTGTCAACTAAATGAACCTTGCCAACTATTTATAGATGCCATTGAAAACTCAATAATCAACATAACCACCAAAGAAGAGTTGCTAAAATCAAGTCCCGATTTAAAAGCTTTGGCTAAACGATTAAGGGTAATGCAAAATAGAATTATCATGTTAATGAGTTCCAATGCAAAAGAAAGATATGAGCATTTTATTACAACCTATCCAAATGTTACACAAAGAGTTCCTTTAAAAATGATTGCCTCATACTTAGGTATTACACCTGAAGCTTTAAGTCGTGTTAGGCATCAACTTTCCCAAAAAAACGGCTAA
- a CDS encoding DoxX family protein translates to MLKTNTEIKMTQQKNNKALNIGLWIAQGLLAVMFIMAGVMKATQPIEELAVSLPWVASSPVSLIRFIGISELLGGLGLLIPGIFRFKPFLTIWAALGLAIIMVLAAIFHASKGEYSAIITNILIMGIALFIAWGRSKKAPILSK, encoded by the coding sequence TTGCTGAAAACCAATACAGAAATTAAAATGACCCAACAAAAGAACAACAAGGCATTGAATATAGGATTATGGATTGCCCAAGGATTATTAGCTGTTATGTTTATAATGGCAGGTGTTATGAAAGCCACCCAGCCAATAGAAGAATTAGCTGTATCATTACCATGGGTTGCCTCATCACCCGTAAGTCTAATTCGTTTTATTGGTATAAGTGAACTCCTAGGTGGATTAGGGTTATTGATTCCCGGTATTTTTCGTTTTAAACCATTTCTAACTATTTGGGCAGCTTTAGGTTTGGCTATAATTATGGTTTTAGCTGCTATATTTCACGCATCTAAAGGTGAATATTCTGCTATAATCACAAACATCTTAATCATGGGCATTGCCTTATTCATAGCTTGGGGCAGAAGTAAAAAAGCTCCCATACTGTCAAAATAA